The genomic window GAGGAAAAGGGACGGTCTGGCCTGCGGCAATGCGGTTTTGCGAAGGAAGAGGATCATCGTGAATCCGAACAGCCCCATGACGATGGATGGGGTACCGGACAGAACATCCACGGCAAACCCGAGCATGGAACGGACGCGCGCCGACGCGTATTCGGAAAGATAGATGCCGCTTGCAATGCCGACCGGGATGGCCATTACCGACGAAACGAGAACCAGGGCCAGGGTCCCCACGAGTGCCGGCCATATTCCTTCGAACACGGGGCTTGCCCCCAGGAGCGCTGAAAACCACGGGGTATCACCAAAAAAGAGGCTCGGGTGCATGACGCCCATTCCCCGCTTGAACAGGAAACCGAGCAGAAACGAAGTCGCGAGAAAAACCGCAATCGCGCAAAACCAGGCATATGCGGTCAGGAGAAGATCAGCGGCCGTTTTCATACCGGTTCTCCCCGGGACCGCGGTCCATCCTGCGAATAAAGAAATTGGCGGCGCCCATCAGCAGGAAAAGAATCAGGCCCGAAGCAAATACGGATCGGTAAGACATGCTCTGACTGTCCGTTGCGAGGACCAGGGCGATGTGGGCTGTGAGCGTCCGGATGGAATCGAAGAGAGAATCCGGAATCCGGGGCGCGTTGCCGGCAAGCATCAAGGAAATCAGGGTGTCGCCGATGGCCCGTCCAAATCCCAGTATCGCTGCAACGACAAGGCCCCTCGATGCCGCGGGAACAAGCACGTGCAGAAACTGGCGGACCGGCGTCAGTCCCATGGCCTCCGCGGCAAGACGAAGGGCGGGATCGATCTGCTGCAACCGGGCATGGAACACCAGGACGATGGTCGGCAGGATGAGCAGACTCAAAGAGAGTCCCGCGGTCAGGAAAGAGAAGCCGGTTCCGGTGCTGAACCAGTCCCGCACGAGAGGAACAAGGAGGAAGACGGAAACGAAGCCGTAAATGACGGTCGGAATGCTTGTCATGAAGTGGACCAGGAC from Syntrophobacter fumaroxidans MPOB includes these protein-coding regions:
- a CDS encoding PstC family ABC transporter permease, which produces MNHVQLVRERWIRRSLLIATGISAGAILFIFVLLVYFCLPLITSGGMSSVLSWQWKPFAGEFGILPMCAGSLLLSVFALGLAFPAAIGICGFATVLAARSLARFTLVLVHFMTSIPTVIYGFVSVFLLVPLVRDWFSTGTGFSFLTAGLSLSLLILPTIVLVFHARLQQIDPALRLAAEAMGLTPVRQFLHVLVPAASRGLVVAAILGFGRAIGDTLISLMLAGNAPRIPDSLFDSIRTLTAHIALVLATDSQSMSYRSVFASGLILFLLMGAANFFIRRMDRGPGENRYENGR